The Thermodesulfatator atlanticus DSM 21156 sequence CTGGCGCAGGCGCACCCGTAGGGGAAAATTTTTGCGGAGGAGCGCTAGATGAGCAAAAAAGCTCTTTCCCTGTGTGTGGCTTTCTTGCTTTGTTCCCTGGGCCTTTATCTTTTTAGTTTAAAGGGCAAAAATTCAGGAGCTATCTATCAAAAACTTGGCCGAGAATCGTTTCGCAAGGCAGATGAGATCAAAGTCTATTTTTTAAGCCCTGCGCAGGGCTTTACGCTTAAAAAAGAAGGCACACGTTGGGTAATTCTCTCTAATTTTAAAAAGCCTGCCAAAGGTGTTTTGGTGGAGGGATTTCTTGATTCCTTGGCCGGACTTGAAGGTGAATTGCGGGCCAGAGGCAAAAAACACTTTGGGCTTTTTTATCTCACTGATGATAAGGCGCTTCATATCGAGCTTTTCAAAAAGGGAAAACTTATGGGCCACATTTTAATTGGCAAACGCGGGCCTCGCTGGGATAGCGCTTTTGTGAGGTTTTCTGGAGATAAAAGCATTTATCTTGTGCCTGAAAATCTTTTGGCAAAGTTTGATATTGAGGGAGACTTTCCTGATCATCCCAGAGAAAACGCTTTTCTTGACCTTGAAATATGGCCGCTTCCTGCAAAAGAGATAAAAAAGATTTCTTTTTCAGGGGAGAAAACAACCTGGGAAATCGTTTGTAACGTAAATCAGTGTGTTTTTAAGGAAAAGGGCAGGGCAAAGGAACTCAAGCCCGAAGAGGCAGAAGTATTTTTCAGGAAGCTTTTCCCGATTTTAGCGGAAAAAGTCCTGCCAGAAGAAAGCTTTAAAGGGGCTCAAGCCAAACTTTCTTATCTTTTGCACGATGGAGAGCAGGGTGAACTTGATCTCACCTGTAAAAAAGAAAAGTGTTTGCTGAAAGAACAGGGCTTTGTTTACGAGGTTCCAAAAAAAGAGCTTGAGCTATTGTTTCGACCAGAGAGAAGTTTTGCCTCATTCTGAGCTATTCTTTCTTTTGTCATCCTGAGCGGAACGTGGTGAAGCGAAGGATCTACTGATCGACCTGTGGATCCTTAGGTCGCTTAGAACCATCTGTGGCTTCTTCGGGCCCAACGGGCCCTCAGAATGACGATGATAAAGGGTGGATTCTTCGGTCGTTTAGCTCCTAAAGGATCGATGATAAAAGTTATAGAGGTTGTAAAGGTTCTAGAGGTTGTAAATGGGATTGCTTCGTCGGCCC is a genomic window containing:
- a CDS encoding DUF4340 domain-containing protein; this encodes MSKKALSLCVAFLLCSLGLYLFSLKGKNSGAIYQKLGRESFRKADEIKVYFLSPAQGFTLKKEGTRWVILSNFKKPAKGVLVEGFLDSLAGLEGELRARGKKHFGLFYLTDDKALHIELFKKGKLMGHILIGKRGPRWDSAFVRFSGDKSIYLVPENLLAKFDIEGDFPDHPRENAFLDLEIWPLPAKEIKKISFSGEKTTWEIVCNVNQCVFKEKGRAKELKPEEAEVFFRKLFPILAEKVLPEESFKGAQAKLSYLLHDGEQGELDLTCKKEKCLLKEQGFVYEVPKKELELLFRPERSFASF